A single Ascochyta rabiei chromosome 4, complete sequence DNA region contains:
- a CDS encoding multidrug-resistance type transporter aminotriazole resistance, variant 2, protein MNETNGSLEPKDEMSRSHSSFSSSTSELSRHPTQTSTHPPKNETDLELARTKSIAQAMSPVREFLFVGLLCSAQFVTQAGLVNTLNILHIIGSDLGITDPGVLSWLIAGYSLTVGTFILLSGRCGDLFGYKTMVIVGFTWFAVWNVVAGCSVYAPGNGGQVLFIFARVLSGIGPAILLPNALGLLGATYDEGRRKDMVFSLFGACAPSGAVVGGTFAGLWSLLWWPWTFWTFGVALACLAGLSYIILPAVPLKEEDQNLSVKERIAELDLLGATVGITAMILFNFAWNQAPGFGWERPYIYVLLIVGVLLFPVFFWIELKVSKHPLIPFDALSTDVIFVMICEACGWAAFGMYLCRRPEIPLMSVCQAFLSTTLSRYSNSCAGHHH, encoded by the exons ATGAACGAAACCAACGGCTCCTTGGAGCCTAAAGACGAAATGTCGCGATCGCACTCGTCATTCAGTTCGTCAACTTCAGAACTATCCCGCCACCCTACGCAAACTTCGACACATCCTCCCAAGAATGAGACCGATCTTGAGCTGGCCCGAACAAAGTCCATCGCGCAGGCCATGTCGCCAGTGCGCGAGTTCCTGTTCGTTGGTTTGCTCTGTTCTGCACAATTCGTCACGCAAGCTGGACTGGTCAACACGCTGAACATTCTGCACATCATCGGCTCGGATCTCGGTATTACCGACCCTGGCGTTCTGTCATGGCTCATCGCAGGCTACTCGCTGACAGTTGGCACCTTCATCCTCTTGTCAGGCCGCTGCGGTGATCTGTTTGGTTACAAGACCATGGTTATCGTTGGTTTCACCTGGTTTGCCGTCTGGAACGTGGTGGCTGGATGCAGTGTGTACGCGCCTGGAAATGGCGGCCAAGTACTGTTCATCTTCGCGCGCGTCTTGAGCGGTATTGGGCCTGCTATCCTGCTACCAAATGCTTTGGGTTTGCTGGGCGCAACCTACGACGAGGGCAGGAGGAAAGACATGGTGTTCTCGCTGTTTGGCGCCTGTGCACCAA GTGGCGCCGTTGTGGGCGGAACTTTTGCCGGTCTTTGGTCGCTCTTGTGGTGGCCGTGGACATTCTGGACATTCGGCGTCGCTCTAGCTTGTCTCGCAGGCCTGTCCTACATCATCCTACCTGCTGTTCCGCTTAAGGAAGAAGATCAGAATCTCAGTGTCAAAGAACGAATAGCCGAACTGGATTTGCTCGGTGCGACTGTAGGGATCACTGCTATGATTCTGTTCAACTTTGCATGGAACCAGGCACCCGGCTTTGGGTGGGAACGGCCGTACATCTACGTTCTACTAATTGTAGGGGTCCTGCTCTTCCCTGTGTTTTTCTGGATCGAACTTAAAGTATCGAAACACCCACTCATTCCATTCGATGCTCTAAGCACTGACGTCATCTTTGTGATGATCTGCGAAGCCTGCGGTTGGGCAGCTTTCGGTATGTATCTATGTCGTCGTCCCGAAATCCCGCTAATGTCAGTATGTCAGGCATTTTTATCTACTACTTTATCCAGATACTCCAACAGCTGCGCGGGACATCACCACTGA
- a CDS encoding multidrug-resistance type transporter aminotriazole resistance → MNETNGSLEPKDEMSRSHSSFSSSTSELSRHPTQTSTHPPKNETDLELARTKSIAQAMSPVREFLFVGLLCSAQFVTQAGLVNTLNILHIIGSDLGITDPGVLSWLIAGYSLTVGTFILLSGRCGDLFGYKTMVIVGFTWFAVWNVVAGCSVYAPGNGGQVLFIFARVLSGIGPAILLPNALGLLGATYDEGRRKDMVFSLFGACAPSGAVVGGTFAGLWSLLWWPWTFWTFGVALACLAGLSYIILPAVPLKEEDQNLSVKERIAELDLLGATVGITAMILFNFAWNQAPGFGWERPYIYVLLIVGVLLFPVFFWIELKVSKHPLIPFDALSTDVIFVMICEACGWAAFGIFIYYFIQILQQLRGTSPLMTMAQICPVTISGFIAAITTGHVISRIGPGWVMFISMCAFTIGSIFVATMPPHQIYWAQSFIVTLIIPWGMDMSFPAGTLIMSNAVEKRHQGMAASLVNTIVNYSISIGVGIAGTVETHINHGALTEEDELRGYRGAMYLGIGLGAMGVLTSVLFLLKLRMHEKRMISTS, encoded by the exons ATGAACGAAACCAACGGCTCCTTGGAGCCTAAAGACGAAATGTCGCGATCGCACTCGTCATTCAGTTCGTCAACTTCAGAACTATCCCGCCACCCTACGCAAACTTCGACACATCCTCCCAAGAATGAGACCGATCTTGAGCTGGCCCGAACAAAGTCCATCGCGCAGGCCATGTCGCCAGTGCGCGAGTTCCTGTTCGTTGGTTTGCTCTGTTCTGCACAATTCGTCACGCAAGCTGGACTGGTCAACACGCTGAACATTCTGCACATCATCGGCTCGGATCTCGGTATTACCGACCCTGGCGTTCTGTCATGGCTCATCGCAGGCTACTCGCTGACAGTTGGCACCTTCATCCTCTTGTCAGGCCGCTGCGGTGATCTGTTTGGTTACAAGACCATGGTTATCGTTGGTTTCACCTGGTTTGCCGTCTGGAACGTGGTGGCTGGATGCAGTGTGTACGCGCCTGGAAATGGCGGCCAAGTACTGTTCATCTTCGCGCGCGTCTTGAGCGGTATTGGGCCTGCTATCCTGCTACCAAATGCTTTGGGTTTGCTGGGCGCAACCTACGACGAGGGCAGGAGGAAAGACATGGTGTTCTCGCTGTTTGGCGCCTGTGCACCAA GTGGCGCCGTTGTGGGCGGAACTTTTGCCGGTCTTTGGTCGCTCTTGTGGTGGCCGTGGACATTCTGGACATTCGGCGTCGCTCTAGCTTGTCTCGCAGGCCTGTCCTACATCATCCTACCTGCTGTTCCGCTTAAGGAAGAAGATCAGAATCTCAGTGTCAAAGAACGAATAGCCGAACTGGATTTGCTCGGTGCGACTGTAGGGATCACTGCTATGATTCTGTTCAACTTTGCATGGAACCAGGCACCCGGCTTTGGGTGGGAACGGCCGTACATCTACGTTCTACTAATTGTAGGGGTCCTGCTCTTCCCTGTGTTTTTCTGGATCGAACTTAAAGTATCGAAACACCCACTCATTCCATTCGATGCTCTAAGCACTGACGTCATCTTTGTGATGATCTGCGAAGCCTGCGGTTGGGCAGCTTTCG GCATTTTTATCTACTACTTTATCCAGATACTCCAACAGCTGCGCGGGACATCACCACTGATGACGATGGCTCAGATTTGTCCCGTCACCATTTCTGGTTTCATTGCTGCCATCACAACTGGTCACGTCATCTCACGCATCGGTCCTGGCTGGGTTATGTTTATATCTATGTGCGCATTCACGATCGGTAGCATTTTTGTCGCAACAATGCCTCCACATCAGATTTACTGGGCCCAGTCTTTTATTGTCACACTCATCATCCCATGGGGCATGGACATGAGCTTCCCAGCCGGCACCCTGATCATGAGCAACGCTGTCGAGAAGCGGCATCAAGGCATGGCGGCGAGTCTGGTCAACACCATCGTCAACTACAGTATCAGCATCGGTGTCGGCATCGCAGGCACCGTTGAAACCCATATCAACCATGGTGCACTCACGGAAGAAGACGAGTTAAGAGGGTACCGAGGAGCGATGTATCTGGGCATTGGTCTGGGTGCGATGGGAGTCCTCACAAGTGTACTGTTTTTGCTGAAGCTGCGTATGCATGAGAAGCGGATGATTAGCACATCCTGA